One window of the Chanodichthys erythropterus isolate Z2021 chromosome 2, ASM2448905v1, whole genome shotgun sequence genome contains the following:
- the LOC137024828 gene encoding angiopoietin-1-like isoform X2 has product MKITVLLHLTLLLVRTSSIEDSSVEKLTDFSGGSSQHLNSVQHGECSYTFLLPEPEESRTGTWPEEHDGKYEVNSVQKESPQGKQSQLNQRIQHLELAMENYTHWIQKIEVFVKDFLTKDTTHLRNSALHNGMTAMLDLGTKLFSQSTQHIRRLTDIETQVFNQTSRLEIKSLENSLSSNKLENKLLWQTSEINQLWDKTSTLEQHMHNMEARHHAELGWMKGEHTELQRLLASQRSSIQTLELNLEEVITNNSALYREQLQMHSIINDLFKLCSKNKVSPNVFKQMEDQIKYRDCAELFRAGFNRSGIYTIYISTQDMHKVYCNMESAGGGWTIIQSRTDGTLDFHRTWKEYKMGFGSLTGEHWLGNELVYQLTNQRQYTLRLELTDWDGKLAFSQYDKFYLGSEKQNYRLFLKSFSGTAGRQSSLVINGADFSTKDMDNDNCICKCALMLTGGWWFDACGPSNLNGMYYTSEQNSGKLDGIKWHYFKGPNYSLRATTMMIRPLNF; this is encoded by the exons ATGAAGATCACTGTTCTTCTGCATCTGACTCTATTGCTGGTGAGGACTTCAAGCATTGAAGATTCATCTGTGGAGAAATTAACAGATTTTTCTGGTGGCAGCAGTCAGCATTTAAACTCTGTTCAGCATGGAGAATGTAGCTACACCTTCTTACTGCCAGAACCTGAGGAGAGCAGGACTGGTACCTGGCCAGAAGAACATGATGGTAAATATGAAGTTAACAGTGTCCAGAAAGAATCTCCACAGGGGAAGCAAAGCCAATTAAACCAGCGGATTCAACACCTGGAGCTTGCCATGGAAAATTACACCCACTGGATTCAAAAG ATTGAGGTCTTTGTAAAGGACTTCCTGACAAAAGACACAACACACCTGCGGAATAGTGCTCTACATAATGGAATGACAGCCATGCTGGATCTTGGCACCAAACTGTTTTCCCAGTCAACCCAACACATCAGGAGACTAACAGACATAGAGACACAG GTTTTCAATCAGACTTCTAGACTTGAGATTAAGTCACTGGAAAACTCCCTGTCCTCCAACAAACTTGAGAACAAACTCCTCTGGCAAACCAGTGAGATCAACCAACTTTGGGACAAAACAAG TACACTAGAGCAGCATATGCATAACATGGAGGCACGTCACCATGCAGAACTGGGTTGGATGAAGGGTGAGCACACAGAGCTTCAGAGACTCCTGGCATCTCAGAGATCTTCAATACAAACCCTGGAGCTTAATCTAGAGGAGGTCATCACAAACAACAGCGCCCTCTACCGAGAGCAACTACAAATGCATAGTATCATCAATGATCTGTTTAAATTGTGCTCCAAGAACAAAG TGAGTCCAAATGTTTTCAAGCAAATGGAAGATCAGATAAAATACAGAGACTGTGCCGAACTCTTCAGGGCTGGATTTAACAGGAGTGGAATTTACACCATCTACATTAGCACGCAAGACATGCATAAG GTTTATTGCAACATGGAAAGTGCTGGTGGGGGATGGACCATCATACAGTCAAGGACAGATGGAACGCTGGACTTTCACAGAACCTGGAAAGAGTATAAGATG GGCTTTGGGAGTCTGACTGGAGAACATTGGTTGGGAAATGAACTGGTGTACCAGTTAACCAATCAGAGGCAGTACACTCTTAGACTGGAGTTGACAGACTGGGATGGAAAACTGGCCTTCTCCCAGTATGACAAGTTTTACCTTGGTAGTGAGAAGCAAAACTACAG GTTATTCCTGAAGAGCTTCAGTGGTACAGCTGGCAGGCAGAGCAGTTTGGTGATAAACGGGGCGGACTTTAGCACAAAAGACATGGATAACGACAACTGTATCTGCAAGTGTGCACTCATGCTCACAGGCG GCTGGTGGTTTGATGCCTGTGGCCCATCAAACCTCAACGGCATGTACTACACCTCTGAGCAAAATTCTGGCAAACTTGATGGCATCAAATGGCATTACTTCAAAGGCCCCAACTACTCTTTACGAGCCACCACCATGATGATCCGCCCATTAAACTTTTGA
- the LOC137024828 gene encoding angiopoietin-1-like isoform X1, with protein sequence MKITVLLHLTLLLVRTSSIEDSSVEKLTDFSGGSSQHLNSVQHGECSYTFLLPEPEESRTGTWPEEHDGKYEVNSVQKESPQGKQSQLNQRIQHLELAMENYTHWIQKIEVFVKDFLTKDTTHLRNSALHNGMTAMLDLGTKLFSQSTQHIRRLTDIETQVFNQTSRLEIKSLENSLSSNKLENKLLWQTSEINQLWDKTSTLEQHMHNMEARHHAELGWMKGEHTELQRLLASQRSSIQTLELNLEEVITNNSALYREQLQMHSIINDLFKLCSKNKAVSPNVFKQMEDQIKYRDCAELFRAGFNRSGIYTIYISTQDMHKVYCNMESAGGGWTIIQSRTDGTLDFHRTWKEYKMGFGSLTGEHWLGNELVYQLTNQRQYTLRLELTDWDGKLAFSQYDKFYLGSEKQNYRLFLKSFSGTAGRQSSLVINGADFSTKDMDNDNCICKCALMLTGGWWFDACGPSNLNGMYYTSEQNSGKLDGIKWHYFKGPNYSLRATTMMIRPLNF encoded by the exons ATGAAGATCACTGTTCTTCTGCATCTGACTCTATTGCTGGTGAGGACTTCAAGCATTGAAGATTCATCTGTGGAGAAATTAACAGATTTTTCTGGTGGCAGCAGTCAGCATTTAAACTCTGTTCAGCATGGAGAATGTAGCTACACCTTCTTACTGCCAGAACCTGAGGAGAGCAGGACTGGTACCTGGCCAGAAGAACATGATGGTAAATATGAAGTTAACAGTGTCCAGAAAGAATCTCCACAGGGGAAGCAAAGCCAATTAAACCAGCGGATTCAACACCTGGAGCTTGCCATGGAAAATTACACCCACTGGATTCAAAAG ATTGAGGTCTTTGTAAAGGACTTCCTGACAAAAGACACAACACACCTGCGGAATAGTGCTCTACATAATGGAATGACAGCCATGCTGGATCTTGGCACCAAACTGTTTTCCCAGTCAACCCAACACATCAGGAGACTAACAGACATAGAGACACAG GTTTTCAATCAGACTTCTAGACTTGAGATTAAGTCACTGGAAAACTCCCTGTCCTCCAACAAACTTGAGAACAAACTCCTCTGGCAAACCAGTGAGATCAACCAACTTTGGGACAAAACAAG TACACTAGAGCAGCATATGCATAACATGGAGGCACGTCACCATGCAGAACTGGGTTGGATGAAGGGTGAGCACACAGAGCTTCAGAGACTCCTGGCATCTCAGAGATCTTCAATACAAACCCTGGAGCTTAATCTAGAGGAGGTCATCACAAACAACAGCGCCCTCTACCGAGAGCAACTACAAATGCATAGTATCATCAATGATCTGTTTAAATTGTGCTCCAAGAACAAAG CAGTGAGTCCAAATGTTTTCAAGCAAATGGAAGATCAGATAAAATACAGAGACTGTGCCGAACTCTTCAGGGCTGGATTTAACAGGAGTGGAATTTACACCATCTACATTAGCACGCAAGACATGCATAAG GTTTATTGCAACATGGAAAGTGCTGGTGGGGGATGGACCATCATACAGTCAAGGACAGATGGAACGCTGGACTTTCACAGAACCTGGAAAGAGTATAAGATG GGCTTTGGGAGTCTGACTGGAGAACATTGGTTGGGAAATGAACTGGTGTACCAGTTAACCAATCAGAGGCAGTACACTCTTAGACTGGAGTTGACAGACTGGGATGGAAAACTGGCCTTCTCCCAGTATGACAAGTTTTACCTTGGTAGTGAGAAGCAAAACTACAG GTTATTCCTGAAGAGCTTCAGTGGTACAGCTGGCAGGCAGAGCAGTTTGGTGATAAACGGGGCGGACTTTAGCACAAAAGACATGGATAACGACAACTGTATCTGCAAGTGTGCACTCATGCTCACAGGCG GCTGGTGGTTTGATGCCTGTGGCCCATCAAACCTCAACGGCATGTACTACACCTCTGAGCAAAATTCTGGCAAACTTGATGGCATCAAATGGCATTACTTCAAAGGCCCCAACTACTCTTTACGAGCCACCACCATGATGATCCGCCCATTAAACTTTTGA